From a single Brassica napus cultivar Da-Ae chromosome C9, Da-Ae, whole genome shotgun sequence genomic region:
- the LOC106421343 gene encoding J domain-containing protein spf31 — protein sequence MGDLKVDDDAILKSFLAEVGEVERDNEVVRILSCFKLNPFEHLNLSFDSSTDDVKRQYRKISLMVHPDKCKHPQAQEAFGALAKAQQLLLNDQERDYILTQVHAAKQELKMKRKKQLKKDTASKIKSLVDEGKHEQLYEQSEEFQKELKLKVREILTDQEWRRRKMAMRISEEEGRLKKDEEEQKEIRKKKREHEEQWEGTRENRVSSWRDFMKAGKKAKKGETRPPKLKTEDPNKSYVQRPVKKG from the exons ATGGGAGATCTAAAAGTAGACGACGATGCGATTCTAAAATCGTTCCTCGCGGAGGTCGGTGAGGTTGAGAGGGACAACGAAGTCGTCAG GATTCTCTCATGCTTCAAGCTGAACCCGTTTGAGCATCTTAACTTATCTTTCGATTCTTCCACGGATGATGTTAAACGGCAGTACAGAAAG ATATCTTTGATGGTTCACCCTGACAAATGCAAGCATCCTCAAGCACAGGAGGCTTTTGGAG CATTGGCAAAGGCGCAACAGCTACTGCTAAACGACCAAGAAAGAGATTATATTCTCACTCAAGTCCATGCTGCCAAAC AAGAGCTTAAGATGAAGAGAAAGAAACAGTTGAAGAAAGATACCGCCTCTAAAATAAAGTCCTTGGTTGATGAG GGAAAGCATGAGCAACTATATGAGCAATCTGAAGAGTTTCAGAAGGAGCTTAAGTTAAAGGTCCGAGAGATATTAACAGACCAAGAATGGCGTAGGAGAAAAATGGCTATGAGG ATATCAGAAGAAGAGGGAAGACTgaagaaggatgaagaagaacaaaagGAGATACGGAAGAAAAAGCGTGAGCATGAAGAACAGTGGGAAGGAACGAGAGAAAACAGG GTGTCAAGCTGGAGAGACTTCATGAAAGCAGGAAAGAAG GCCAAAAAGGGAGAGACTCGTCCTCCAAAATTGAAGACTGAGGATCCAAACAAATCATACGTTCAAAGGCCGGTCAAGAAAGGCTGA
- the LOC106421341 gene encoding chaperone protein dnaJ 3-like, whose amino-acid sequence MFRRGPSSKSDNTKFYEILGVPKTASPEDLKKAYKKAAIKNHPDKGGDPEKFKEIAQAYEVLSDPEKREIYDQYGEDALKEGMGGGGGGHDPFDIFSSFFGGGGSPFGGGSSRGRRQRRGEDVVHPLKVSLEDLYLGTTKKLSLSRNTLCSKCNGKGSKSGASSTCSGCQGSGMKVSIRQLGPGMIQQMQHPCHDCKGTGETINDRDRCPQCKGDKVVSEKKVLEVAVEKGMQHSQKITFSGQADEAPDTVTGDIVFVIQQKEHPKFKRKGDDLFVEHTLSLTEALCGFQFVLTHLDKRQLLIKSSPGEVVKPDSYRAITDEGMPVHQRPFMKGKLYIHFTVDFPDSLSPDQTKAIEAVLPKPKADLSDMETDECEETTLHEVNIEDEMRRKAQAQREAYDDDDDDEEGPGGPQRVQCAQQ is encoded by the exons ATGTTCAGAAGAGGACCTTCGAGTAAGAGCGACAACACCAAGTTCTACGAGATCCTCGGCGTCCCCAAGACCGCATCACCCGAAGATCTCAAAAAGGCTTACAAGAAAGCCGCCATAAAAAACCATCCCGACAAAGGTGGAGATCCCGAAAAG TTCAAAGAGATAGCTCAGGCTTATGAAGTCTTAAGTGATCCGGAGAAGCGTGAGATCTACGATCAGTATGGAGAGGATGCACTCAAGGAGGGAATGGGCGGTGGAGGCGGTGGGCATGATCCGTTTGATATCTTCTCGTCCTtctttggtggtggtggtagcCCATTTGGAG GTGGCAGCAGCCGTGGAAGGAGGCAGAGGCGTGGTGAAGATGTGGTTCACCCTCTGAAGGTTTCACTAGAAGACCTTTATCTcggaacaacgaagaagctcTCACTTTCTAGGAATACTTTGTGCTCCAAGTGTAACgg AAAGGGTTCAAAGTCTGGAGCTTCATCAACATGTAGTGGATGTCAAGGATCTGGAATGAAGGTTTCGATCAGACAGCTTGGACCTGGAATGATTCAGCAGATGCAGCATCCTTGTCATGATTGCAAAGGTACAGGAGAGACCATCAATGACCGTGACAGGTGTCCACAGTGCAAAGGGGATAAGGTTGTATCTGAGAAGAAGGTGCTTGAAGTAGCTGTGGAAAAGGGAATGCAGCATAGCCAGAAGATCACATTCAGTGGACAAGCAGATGAAGCG CCTGATACAGTCACTGGTGATATCGTGTTCGTCATTCAGCAGAAGGAGCACCCAAAGTTCAAGAGAAAGGGAGATGATCTCTTTGTGGAGCATACCCTCTCTCTTACAGAAGCCCTCTGTGGGTTCCAGTTTGTCTTGACCCATTTGGACAAAAGGCAGCTTCTCATCAAATCCAGTCCCGGGGAGGTTGTGAAGCCAG ATTCATACAGGGCGATAACCGATGAGGGAATGCCTGTGCACCAGAGACCGTTCATGAAGGGCAAGCTTTACATCCACTTCACGGTCGACTTCCCTGACTCGCTGAGCCCTGACCAGACAAAGGCCATTGAAGCGGTTTTGCCGAAGCCAAAGGCGGATCTGAGCGACATGGAAACAGACGAGTGCGAGGAGACGACCCTGCACGAAGTGAACATTGAGGATGAGATGAGAAGGAAGGCTCAAGCTCAAAGAGAGGCTtatgatgatgacgatgatgatgaagaaggccCAGGCGGTCCTCAGCGTGTGCAATGTGCCCAGCAGTGA
- the LOC125592728 gene encoding uncharacterized protein LOC125592728, whose protein sequence is MNPEEQDVTVLLVMLPKIWKVEERVVGADLGLGRFQFHFDTEEDIVVVLEMQLYHFDYWMIALARWQPRMARDFPSEIPLWIKIVGVPTEFWSTPTFQSIGDAIGETTDVDLDYGKMRVIVDGCKELCFETPVDFKGGEYYEEDEALVTTGNKGFDGTAKAL, encoded by the coding sequence ATGAACCCGGAGGAACAAGACGTCACGGTTCTGCTTGTGATGTTACCAAAAATCTGGAAGGTGGAAGAGAGAGTTGTGGGAGCGGATCTGGGACTAGGAAGGTTCCAGTTTCACTTTGACACGGAGGAGGACATTGTGGTGGTATTGGAGATGCAACTGTATCATTTTGATTACTGGATGATAGCACTGGCTCGATGGCAACCAAGGATGGCAAGAGATTTCCCTTCGGAGATTCCATTATGGATCAAGATTGTGGGTGTTCCCACAGAGTTCTGGTCAACCCCTACGTTCCAGAGTATTGGTGATGCTATTGGTGAAACCACAGACGTAGATCTTGACTATGGTAAAATGCGGGTGATTGTAGATGGATGCAAGGAGTTGTGTTTTGAGACACCGGTGGATTTCAAAGGTGGAGAATATTACGAGGAAGATGAGGCTCTAGTCACTACAGGAAATAAGGGTTTTGATGGCACCGCTAAAGCGCTATAA
- the LOC125592364 gene encoding uncharacterized protein LOC125592364 isoform X1 produces MEKAWVWLPRASLEYFEGATGFVTASARRLGDPTEILCPCTHCRNLSHQVLDKVTEHLVIRGMDKKYMRSSCWSLHGERRSDMNDSVPQSETEAYGLLRTAYFDSGEPDEPPSDDTGGEPVHGEPDEDSEFRKKLRDAETPLYLTCSKHTKVSAIMALYRIKVKSGMSEAYFDQLLSALHDMLPEGNVLPKSTDSIKKFLKIFGFGYEMIHACKNDCILYRKQYEELETCPRCSASRWEIDKHSNEEKKGIPAKVLRYFPIKDRFKRMFRSARMAEDLRWHANNATEDGIMRHPVDSLSWAQVNNKWPEFASEARNLRLGLSTDGMNPFSIQNTKYSTWPVLLVNYNLPPTLCMKAENVMLTMLIPGPTAPSNNIDVYLEPLVEDLQELWSEGIQVYDSFLKEKFTLKAMLLWTISDYPALGSLAGCKVKGKQACNVCGKDTPNRWLKFSRKYVYLGNRKRLSPGHHYRRRKGWFDNTVEKGTANRIQTGAEIFATLKNFRNDFGRSLAKKKKRKRNVVSEDEVAEDEENDETSDQWRWKKRSIFFDLPYWKDLPVRHNIDVMHVEKNLSDALLSTLMQSAKSKDGLKARQDLEDIGIRKNLHTQVRGKRFYLPPATYWLSKEEKKIFCQRLSAFRGPDGYCGNIANVVSINPPMIGSLKSHDHHVLIQNLLPAALRGLLPRGPRVAVTRVCNYFNRLCQRAIDAEKLITLENEFVETMCQLERFFPPSLFDIMFHLPLHLAREARLGGPVHFRWMYPFERYMKTLKAYVKNFARPEACMAEGYLAGECIAFCLEFLKNSVPVEEVLNRNEDIQSDGMVLEGRPLQKGTELILSEKDRDIAHRYVLMNMAIMDPYVEKHLQELQDNDVRLATNETLLWKHHTQQFAEWVKNKIPSNSKEHSTKLRWLAFGPRFTAHTNKGFVINGNRFHIQSVKRKTQNSGVTYEAFSMCRSSARDTRHTADMVTYYGVITEIILLDYHMFSVPLFKCNWANRGYGVKEEDGFTLVNLHVNQTPYLQDPYILPSQAKQVFYSREDEESPWYVVMRAPPRGYHELETEEDVVGAPLLAQEFDDTEQLSDDESFCVRDDCDGIIVAD; encoded by the exons ATGGAAAAAGCATGGGTTTGGCTTCCAAG ggctAGCCTCGAATATTTCGAAGGAGCAACAGGCTTTGTTACTGCATCAGCGAGGAGGTTAGGAGATCCGACAGAAATATTATGTCCCTGTACTCACTGCAGAAACCTTTCCCATCAAGTTTTAGACAAAGTAACGGAGCATCTTGTGATTAGGGGTATGGATAAGAAGTATATGAGGAGTTCTTGTTGGAGTCTTCATGGTGAGAGAAGGTCTGATATGAATGATAGTGTCCCTCAATCAGAAACAGAGGCTTATGGTTTGCTAAGGACGGCTTATTTTGATAGTGGTGAACCTGATGAACCGCCTTCTGATGACACTGGAGGAGAGCCTGTACATGGTGAACCTGATGAAGACTCGGAGTTTAGGAAGAAGTTGAGAGATGCTGAAACTCCATTGTACTTGACATGTAGCAAGCACACCAAAGTTTCTGCGATCATGGCCCTTTACCGCATCAAAGTAAAGAGTGGAATGTCAGAGGCTTACTTTGATCAGCTACTGTCGGCATTACATGACATGCTACCAGAAGGTAATGTACTACCAAAGTCGACTGATTCGATTAAGAAGTTCTTGAAGATTTTTGGGTTTGGCTACGAAATGATTCATGCGTGCAAGAACGATTGTATTCTCTATAGGAAGCAATATGAGGAGTTGGAAACCTGCCCAAGATGTAGTGCTTCTAGATGGGAAATTGATAAGCACAGtaatgaagaaaagaaaggaattCCTGCAAAGGTCCTACGGTATTTTCCGATCAAAGACAGATTCAAGAGGATGTTTAGATCAGCAAGGATGGCTGAGGATTTGCGATGGCATGCCAACAATGCCACTGAAGATGGTATAATGCGACATCCTGTTGACTCGTTATCTTGGGCTCAAGTGAATAATAAGTGGCCAGAGTTTGCTAGTGAAGCAAGAAACCTTCGACTCGGCCTGTCAACAGATGGTATGAACCCTTTCTCTATCCAGAACACAAAGTATAGTACTTGGCCAGTGTTGTTAGTCAATTACAACTTGCCACCAACTCTGTGTATGAAGGCTGAGAACGTCATGTTGACTATGTTGATCCCTGGACCGACGGCTCCGAGCAACAACATTGATGTTTATCTAGAGCCACTGGTTGAAGACTTACAAGAATTGTGGAGTGAGGGGATTCAGGTATACGACTCATTCCTGAAAGAGAAGTTCACACTAAAAGCTATGTTGTTGTGGACTATAAGCGACTACCCGGCTCTAGGTAGTTTGGCAGGTTGTAAAGTTAAAGGGAAACAAGCATGCAATGTTTGTGGAAAGGATACACCAAATAGGTGGCTCAAGTTTAGTCGCAAGTATGTGTATTTGGGGAATAGGAAGCGACTAAGCCCTGGACATCACTACAGACGCAGGAAAGGATGGTTTGATAATACAGTGGAGAAGGGGACTGCAAACAGGATTCAAACCGGTGCAGAAATATTTGCAACACTAAAGAACTTCAGGAATGACTTTGGAAGATctttagcaaagaaaaaaaaaaggaagagaaatgTTGTCTCAGAAGATGAGGTGGCTGAAGACGAAGAAAATGATGAAACGAGTGATCAATGGAGGTGGAAGAAACGATCAATATTCTTCGATTTACCGTACTGGAAG GATTTGCCGGTGCGTCACAACATCGACGTCATGCACGTGGAAAAGAACTTGTCTGATGCATTATTATCAACGCTGATGCAGAGTGCTAAGTCAAAAGATGGCCTCAAAGCGAGACAGGACTTAGAAGATATTGGAATCCGGAAAAACTTGCACACACAGGTACGGGGAAAGAGATTCTACTTGCCTCCAGCAACTTATTGGCTCAGTAAGGAAGAGAAAAAGATATTTTGTCAAAGGTTGTCTGCGTTTAGAGGCCCTGACGGCTACTGCGGTAATATTGCAAATGTTGTTTCAATTAACCCTCCTATGATTGGAAGTCTTAAATCCCATGATCATCATGTACTAATCCAAAATCTGTTACCTGCTGCGTTACGAGGGTTGCTTCCAAGAGGACCAAGAGTGGCAGTAACTCGAGTATGTAACTACTTCAACAGATTGTGTCAGCGTGCTATTGACGCGGAGAAGCTGATAACTTTGGAAAATGAGTTTGTGGAGACAATGTGCCAACTCGAGCGGTTCTTTCCTCCATCGCTCTTCGATATCATGTTCCACCTTCCTTTACACCTAGCAAGAGAGGCACGTTTGGGAGGTCCTGTGCACTTTCGTTGGATGTATCCGTTTGAgag ATACATGAAAACACTCAAGGCATATGTAAAGAATTTTGCTAGGCCAGAAGCATGTATGGCTGAGGGGTACTTAGCTGGAGAATGCATAGCCTTTTGTTTAGAGTTCCTAAAGAATTCTGTACCCGTTGAAGAAGTACTTAACCGTAATGAAGATATTCAGTCTGATGGAATGGTTCTTGAAGGTCGACCACTGCAAAAGGGAACAGAGCTTATTCTTTCAGAGAAAGATAGAGACATAGCACATCGATATGTTTTGATGAATATGGCTATTATGGATCCCTATGTTGA GAAGCACTTACAAGAACTGCAAGATAATGATGTTCGATTAGCAACAAATGAAACTTTGTTATGGAAGCATCACACCCAACAATTTGCTGAATGGGTGAAGAATAAG ATACCTTCTAACTCAAAGGAGCATTCTACGAAGCTGAGGTGGTTGGCCTTTGGACCAAGGTTTACTGCTCATACCAATAAAGGTTTTGTCATTAACGGGAACCGATTTCACATACAATCCGTTAAGCGAAAGACTCAGAATAGTGGAGTCACTTACGAAGCTTTCAGCATGTGTAGATCTTCTGCAAGAGATACAAGACATACAGCCGATATGGTCACATATTATGGAGTGATAACAGAGATCATTCTTCTCGATTACCACATGTTCAGCGTTCCTTTATTCAAGTGTAATTGGGCGAACAGAGGCTACGGTGTTAAGGAAGAAGATGGTTTCACCCTTGTCAATCTTCATGTCAACCAAACGCCATATTTACAAGATCCATACATTCTACCATCACAAGCAAAACAGGTATTTTACTctagagaagatgaagaatcgCCTTGGTATGTTGTTATGAGAGCACCACCGAGAGGATATCATGAACTCGAGACAGAGGAAGACGTTGTCGGAGCACCATTACTCGCACAGGAATTTGATGATACAGAGCAATTGTCTGATGATGAAAGTTTTTGTGTTAGAGATGATTGTGATGGAATTATAGTTgctgattga
- the LOC125592364 gene encoding uncharacterized protein LOC125592364 isoform X2 translates to MEKAWVWLPRASLEYFEGATGFVTASARRLGDPTEILCPCTHCRNLSHQVLDKVTEHLVIRGMDKKYMRSSCWSLHGERRSDMNDSVPQSETEAYGLLRTAYFDSGEPDEPPSDDTGGEPVHGEPDEDSEFRKKLRDAETPLYLTCSKHTKVSAIMALYRIKVKSGMSEAYFDQLLSALHDMLPEGNVLPKSTDSIKKFLKIFGFGYEMIHACKNDCILYRKQYEELETCPRCSASRWEIDKHSNEEKKGIPAKVLRYFPIKDRFKRMFRSARMAEDLRWHANNATEDGIMRHPVDSLSWAQVNNKWPEFASEARNLRLGLSTDGMNPFSIQNTKYSTWPVLLVNYNLPPTLCMKAENVMLTMLIPGPTAPSNNIDVYLEPLVEDLQELWSEGIQVYDSFLKEKFTLKAMLLWTISDYPALGSLAGCKVKGKQACNVCGKDTPNRWLKFSRKYVYLGNRKRLSPGHHYRRRKGWFDNTVEKGTANRIQTGAEIFATLKNFRNDFGRSLAKKKKRKRNVVSEDEVAEDEENDETSDQWRWKKRSIFFDLPYWKDLPVRHNIDVMHVEKNLSDALLSTLMQSAKSKDGLKARQDLEDIGIRKNLHTQVRGKRFYLPPATYWLSKEEKKIFCQRLSAFRGPDGYCGLLPRGPRVAVTRVCNYFNRLCQRAIDAEKLITLENEFVETMCQLERFFPPSLFDIMFHLPLHLAREARLGGPVHFRWMYPFERYMKTLKAYVKNFARPEACMAEGYLAGECIAFCLEFLKNSVPVEEVLNRNEDIQSDGMVLEGRPLQKGTELILSEKDRDIAHRYVLMNMAIMDPYVEKHLQELQDNDVRLATNETLLWKHHTQQFAEWVKNKIPSNSKEHSTKLRWLAFGPRFTAHTNKGFVINGNRFHIQSVKRKTQNSGVTYEAFSMCRSSARDTRHTADMVTYYGVITEIILLDYHMFSVPLFKCNWANRGYGVKEEDGFTLVNLHVNQTPYLQDPYILPSQAKQVFYSREDEESPWYVVMRAPPRGYHELETEEDVVGAPLLAQEFDDTEQLSDDESFCVRDDCDGIIVAD, encoded by the exons ATGGAAAAAGCATGGGTTTGGCTTCCAAG ggctAGCCTCGAATATTTCGAAGGAGCAACAGGCTTTGTTACTGCATCAGCGAGGAGGTTAGGAGATCCGACAGAAATATTATGTCCCTGTACTCACTGCAGAAACCTTTCCCATCAAGTTTTAGACAAAGTAACGGAGCATCTTGTGATTAGGGGTATGGATAAGAAGTATATGAGGAGTTCTTGTTGGAGTCTTCATGGTGAGAGAAGGTCTGATATGAATGATAGTGTCCCTCAATCAGAAACAGAGGCTTATGGTTTGCTAAGGACGGCTTATTTTGATAGTGGTGAACCTGATGAACCGCCTTCTGATGACACTGGAGGAGAGCCTGTACATGGTGAACCTGATGAAGACTCGGAGTTTAGGAAGAAGTTGAGAGATGCTGAAACTCCATTGTACTTGACATGTAGCAAGCACACCAAAGTTTCTGCGATCATGGCCCTTTACCGCATCAAAGTAAAGAGTGGAATGTCAGAGGCTTACTTTGATCAGCTACTGTCGGCATTACATGACATGCTACCAGAAGGTAATGTACTACCAAAGTCGACTGATTCGATTAAGAAGTTCTTGAAGATTTTTGGGTTTGGCTACGAAATGATTCATGCGTGCAAGAACGATTGTATTCTCTATAGGAAGCAATATGAGGAGTTGGAAACCTGCCCAAGATGTAGTGCTTCTAGATGGGAAATTGATAAGCACAGtaatgaagaaaagaaaggaattCCTGCAAAGGTCCTACGGTATTTTCCGATCAAAGACAGATTCAAGAGGATGTTTAGATCAGCAAGGATGGCTGAGGATTTGCGATGGCATGCCAACAATGCCACTGAAGATGGTATAATGCGACATCCTGTTGACTCGTTATCTTGGGCTCAAGTGAATAATAAGTGGCCAGAGTTTGCTAGTGAAGCAAGAAACCTTCGACTCGGCCTGTCAACAGATGGTATGAACCCTTTCTCTATCCAGAACACAAAGTATAGTACTTGGCCAGTGTTGTTAGTCAATTACAACTTGCCACCAACTCTGTGTATGAAGGCTGAGAACGTCATGTTGACTATGTTGATCCCTGGACCGACGGCTCCGAGCAACAACATTGATGTTTATCTAGAGCCACTGGTTGAAGACTTACAAGAATTGTGGAGTGAGGGGATTCAGGTATACGACTCATTCCTGAAAGAGAAGTTCACACTAAAAGCTATGTTGTTGTGGACTATAAGCGACTACCCGGCTCTAGGTAGTTTGGCAGGTTGTAAAGTTAAAGGGAAACAAGCATGCAATGTTTGTGGAAAGGATACACCAAATAGGTGGCTCAAGTTTAGTCGCAAGTATGTGTATTTGGGGAATAGGAAGCGACTAAGCCCTGGACATCACTACAGACGCAGGAAAGGATGGTTTGATAATACAGTGGAGAAGGGGACTGCAAACAGGATTCAAACCGGTGCAGAAATATTTGCAACACTAAAGAACTTCAGGAATGACTTTGGAAGATctttagcaaagaaaaaaaaaaggaagagaaatgTTGTCTCAGAAGATGAGGTGGCTGAAGACGAAGAAAATGATGAAACGAGTGATCAATGGAGGTGGAAGAAACGATCAATATTCTTCGATTTACCGTACTGGAAG GATTTGCCGGTGCGTCACAACATCGACGTCATGCACGTGGAAAAGAACTTGTCTGATGCATTATTATCAACGCTGATGCAGAGTGCTAAGTCAAAAGATGGCCTCAAAGCGAGACAGGACTTAGAAGATATTGGAATCCGGAAAAACTTGCACACACAGGTACGGGGAAAGAGATTCTACTTGCCTCCAGCAACTTATTGGCTCAGTAAGGAAGAGAAAAAGATATTTTGTCAAAGGTTGTCTGCGTTTAGAGGCCCTGACGGCTACTGCG GGTTGCTTCCAAGAGGACCAAGAGTGGCAGTAACTCGAGTATGTAACTACTTCAACAGATTGTGTCAGCGTGCTATTGACGCGGAGAAGCTGATAACTTTGGAAAATGAGTTTGTGGAGACAATGTGCCAACTCGAGCGGTTCTTTCCTCCATCGCTCTTCGATATCATGTTCCACCTTCCTTTACACCTAGCAAGAGAGGCACGTTTGGGAGGTCCTGTGCACTTTCGTTGGATGTATCCGTTTGAgag ATACATGAAAACACTCAAGGCATATGTAAAGAATTTTGCTAGGCCAGAAGCATGTATGGCTGAGGGGTACTTAGCTGGAGAATGCATAGCCTTTTGTTTAGAGTTCCTAAAGAATTCTGTACCCGTTGAAGAAGTACTTAACCGTAATGAAGATATTCAGTCTGATGGAATGGTTCTTGAAGGTCGACCACTGCAAAAGGGAACAGAGCTTATTCTTTCAGAGAAAGATAGAGACATAGCACATCGATATGTTTTGATGAATATGGCTATTATGGATCCCTATGTTGA GAAGCACTTACAAGAACTGCAAGATAATGATGTTCGATTAGCAACAAATGAAACTTTGTTATGGAAGCATCACACCCAACAATTTGCTGAATGGGTGAAGAATAAG ATACCTTCTAACTCAAAGGAGCATTCTACGAAGCTGAGGTGGTTGGCCTTTGGACCAAGGTTTACTGCTCATACCAATAAAGGTTTTGTCATTAACGGGAACCGATTTCACATACAATCCGTTAAGCGAAAGACTCAGAATAGTGGAGTCACTTACGAAGCTTTCAGCATGTGTAGATCTTCTGCAAGAGATACAAGACATACAGCCGATATGGTCACATATTATGGAGTGATAACAGAGATCATTCTTCTCGATTACCACATGTTCAGCGTTCCTTTATTCAAGTGTAATTGGGCGAACAGAGGCTACGGTGTTAAGGAAGAAGATGGTTTCACCCTTGTCAATCTTCATGTCAACCAAACGCCATATTTACAAGATCCATACATTCTACCATCACAAGCAAAACAGGTATTTTACTctagagaagatgaagaatcgCCTTGGTATGTTGTTATGAGAGCACCACCGAGAGGATATCATGAACTCGAGACAGAGGAAGACGTTGTCGGAGCACCATTACTCGCACAGGAATTTGATGATACAGAGCAATTGTCTGATGATGAAAGTTTTTGTGTTAGAGATGATTGTGATGGAATTATAGTTgctgattga